In one Bryobacteraceae bacterium genomic region, the following are encoded:
- a CDS encoding DUF1156 domain-containing protein, with translation MADAPRLIERAFPLKQASLDSVHEKNVRHGHISTLHIWPARRPLAACRAALIATLLPDPGTPEERQKLCERIGGRVVQKTEKKKMPDGRLAERIKEETEGGILHWLGSEPSSGGRKKKETFRRRVEHCEQELEWFRREIRRAYGGRAPRVVDPFAGGGAIPLEAMRLGCETMAVDINPVAWFILKCTLEYPHKLAGKTRPLPDFVLKEEQFLSAFYMAHPELAGSAKPAKRQVQDRQNHLFLSTGSDTGRAPEADLAWHVRAWGRYVLDRVRRDLAKLYPTYADFEPLKLDKAYEKHPMRLVPLKDDGTADISSLNGEFTDEYLAGKGNPRWVIKPTVAYLWARTVTCKNCRATVPLLKTCWLSKKPGKRVLVVPTAGANGNITFTLRRNEPVVGGNAAQRREHDRRVGIGTMSKSGARCLHCPAIQTHEDIQAAALSNQWSSVMTAVVVDGLNGKEFREATEEERLASKLAPPQGVEPLRGTISSVRPSPNARGLSGLTRYGIDDFGKVFNNRQFAALHAFSDAVIKARQAIDAEYDRDMANAVSSYLAASVDRLSDRNSTLCHWNKDYEKITGTFQRYALRVNWDYAEVNPFSPTTGNYSDAVEWIARFLDHALRVPVATSSVRVAHGSATSLALEDKSVDVVLTDPPYYDAIPYSDLSDYYYVWLRRSLRHVYPEQFSSEITKKDDDLIQHAALGNGDNRAAKQRYENGMAAAFKEAHRCLTDDGRFVVVFAHKHPDAWETLVSAIIRAGFVVDGSWPIRTEMPHKAAAGARLASSVWLVCRKRPEAARPGWDNNTLEEMRRNIRESLRGFWDAGIRGPDFVWAATGPALEAYSKYPVVKKANDPGKTMEVSEFLSHVRRMVVDFVVGQVLTGDGAGADLAAADRMDAPTAYYLLHRHDFGLEEAPSGGCILYATACGLSDHDLETTWDVLVRIGGGGSEDEEQENDEIDPDAEEDPDEASDSGTKVKLKTWAQRKHKGMGYEAPGGQQVPLIDRVHRLMHLWRAGDVLKVDEYLDDYGLRRQELFRRLLQSLIELSPASSDERTLLESLSNHIQAKGAKPEDRQAALAFGEEH, from the coding sequence ATGGCAGATGCACCCCGCCTTATCGAACGTGCGTTTCCGTTAAAGCAGGCCTCGCTGGACTCCGTCCACGAGAAGAACGTGCGACATGGGCACATTTCGACACTTCACATCTGGCCGGCGCGGCGACCGTTGGCGGCTTGTCGGGCGGCGCTGATTGCCACTCTCTTGCCGGATCCTGGGACCCCGGAAGAACGGCAGAAGCTCTGCGAGCGCATCGGCGGTCGGGTGGTTCAGAAGACTGAGAAGAAGAAGATGCCGGATGGCCGCTTGGCCGAACGGATCAAGGAAGAGACCGAGGGGGGAATCCTCCACTGGCTGGGTTCGGAACCAAGTTCAGGAGGTAGGAAGAAGAAGGAGACGTTCCGTCGCAGGGTGGAGCATTGCGAGCAAGAGCTCGAGTGGTTCCGCCGGGAAATTCGGAGGGCCTACGGCGGCCGCGCTCCACGCGTAGTCGACCCCTTTGCTGGGGGCGGCGCCATTCCACTGGAAGCCATGCGGTTGGGTTGCGAGACCATGGCTGTGGACATCAACCCGGTTGCCTGGTTCATCCTCAAGTGTACCCTCGAGTACCCGCACAAGCTGGCCGGAAAGACCCGCCCCCTCCCGGACTTCGTCCTCAAGGAAGAGCAGTTCTTGTCCGCCTTCTACATGGCGCATCCTGAACTTGCCGGCTCCGCGAAGCCGGCGAAGAGGCAAGTGCAGGACCGCCAGAACCATCTCTTCCTGAGTACCGGTTCCGACACCGGCCGTGCTCCCGAGGCGGACTTGGCGTGGCACGTCCGAGCGTGGGGCAGGTACGTGCTCGACCGCGTGCGGCGGGATCTGGCGAAGCTCTACCCGACCTATGCTGACTTTGAGCCTCTGAAGCTTGACAAAGCCTACGAGAAGCACCCCATGCGACTGGTGCCCCTGAAGGACGATGGCACGGCAGATATCAGTTCGCTAAATGGAGAGTTTACCGACGAGTATCTGGCAGGTAAAGGCAATCCAAGATGGGTAATCAAGCCCACGGTGGCCTACCTGTGGGCACGCACCGTGACGTGCAAGAACTGCCGCGCGACCGTGCCGTTGCTGAAGACATGTTGGCTTTCCAAGAAACCCGGCAAGCGGGTGCTGGTTGTTCCCACGGCAGGCGCCAATGGCAATATCACCTTCACGCTTCGTCGAAACGAACCAGTCGTGGGCGGCAATGCTGCGCAAAGGCGGGAGCACGATCGGCGAGTTGGCATTGGCACGATGTCCAAGTCGGGCGCTCGATGCCTGCACTGCCCAGCGATCCAGACTCATGAGGATATTCAGGCCGCCGCACTTTCGAACCAGTGGTCAAGCGTGATGACCGCTGTTGTCGTAGATGGACTCAACGGGAAAGAGTTCCGAGAGGCGACAGAGGAAGAGAGGCTGGCATCGAAGCTCGCACCACCGCAAGGTGTGGAGCCGCTACGAGGGACCATAAGTTCGGTCCGTCCATCACCGAACGCCCGTGGGCTTTCCGGATTGACGCGGTACGGGATAGACGATTTTGGCAAGGTGTTTAACAACAGACAATTCGCTGCTCTACATGCGTTCTCCGATGCCGTCATCAAAGCACGCCAAGCCATCGATGCCGAGTATGACCGAGACATGGCGAACGCTGTTTCGTCATACCTCGCGGCATCCGTTGATCGATTGTCCGATCGCAATAGCACGCTGTGCCATTGGAACAAGGACTACGAGAAGATCACAGGTACATTCCAGCGGTACGCCTTACGCGTGAACTGGGACTACGCTGAGGTCAACCCGTTCTCGCCTACGACCGGCAACTACAGTGACGCTGTCGAGTGGATCGCCCGCTTCCTCGACCATGCACTTCGGGTTCCGGTAGCGACGTCGTCCGTCCGAGTTGCCCACGGTTCTGCCACCAGCCTCGCCTTGGAAGATAAGAGTGTTGATGTCGTTCTCACCGATCCGCCGTATTACGACGCAATACCATATTCAGACCTCAGCGACTACTACTACGTGTGGCTGAGGCGCTCACTGCGCCATGTGTATCCAGAGCAGTTCTCATCAGAAATCACGAAAAAGGATGACGACCTCATTCAGCATGCTGCCCTTGGAAATGGTGATAACCGAGCAGCGAAGCAGAGGTATGAGAACGGTATGGCCGCTGCCTTCAAGGAGGCGCATCGATGCCTGACCGATGACGGTCGGTTTGTGGTGGTCTTCGCGCACAAGCATCCAGACGCTTGGGAAACACTGGTTTCAGCTATCATTCGCGCGGGTTTCGTAGTCGACGGAAGCTGGCCCATTCGGACGGAGATGCCACATAAGGCTGCCGCTGGAGCACGACTCGCCTCGTCGGTCTGGCTCGTTTGCCGGAAGCGTCCCGAGGCGGCACGCCCCGGCTGGGACAACAACACCTTGGAGGAGATGCGCCGGAACATCCGCGAGAGTCTACGAGGGTTCTGGGATGCCGGAATCCGGGGGCCTGACTTCGTCTGGGCCGCCACCGGCCCGGCACTGGAGGCCTACAGCAAATACCCTGTAGTCAAGAAGGCGAACGACCCTGGTAAAACCATGGAAGTGAGCGAGTTCCTCTCGCACGTGCGTCGCATGGTCGTAGACTTCGTCGTCGGCCAGGTGTTGACCGGTGATGGTGCTGGTGCAGATCTCGCCGCCGCCGACCGCATGGATGCACCGACCGCGTACTATCTCCTGCATCGCCACGACTTCGGCCTGGAGGAGGCGCCCTCCGGCGGGTGCATCCTCTACGCCACGGCTTGCGGTCTTTCGGACCACGATCTCGAAACCACTTGGGACGTCCTGGTCCGCATTGGCGGCGGTGGCAGCGAGGACGAGGAACAGGAGAATGACGAGATCGATCCCGATGCTGAAGAGGATCCGGACGAAGCCTCGGACTCGGGCACGAAGGTGAAGCTTAAGACCTGGGCCCAGCGCAAACACAAAGGCATGGGCTATGAGGCACCCGGCGGACAGCAGGTGCCGCTTATCGACCGCGTCCACCGACTGATGCATCTGTGGCGGGCGGGCGATGTGCTGAAGGTCGACGAATACTTGGACGACTACGGCTTGCGGAGGCAGGAACTCTTCAGGCGGCTACTGCAGTCCTTGATAGAGTTGTCGCCGGCGAGCAGCGACGAGCGGACTCTGCTTGAATCGTTGAGCAACCACATTCAGGCCAAGGGGGCCAAGCCGGAAGACCGCCAGGCGGCGCTGGCGTTCGGTGAGGAGCACTAA